One part of the Patescibacteria group bacterium genome encodes these proteins:
- the recG gene encoding ATP-dependent DNA helicase RecG: MLQLNSPISDLSRVGKTTAKYLKKLGLAQAQDLLFYVPFRYDDLRETKLIKDLKAGETVTIIGTIELIQNKRSARQRKYLTEALVSDESETIKVIWFNQPFLARNLKAGDQVSLAGKVSDNYGQLSLVSPIYEKINSADLIHTKGLIPRYHLSAGLSQKQIRFLIKQALPLTKYIPDWLPERVRKNLKLLTLGEALAQAHFPKDPTAAQAASQRLNFGDLFLRQLKAESTKNQLRTKQAPLIKFQETATKKFVASLPFKLTDDQRRAAWEILNDLEKSQAMSRLLEGDVGSGKTLVAALALFNTALNAYQGVLMAPTEILASQHFNSLNRLLGGFNVKIGLLTRGQKNINYQADNINPSLKGQAKTTAITKEILDNADIIIGTHALIQDRLDFRQLGLIVVDEQHRFGVVQRHKIVSSGTKNLIPHFLSMTATPIPRSLALAIYGDLDLSLIKQMPAGRKTVITKIISEKERIKSYEFIRRQISEGRQIFVICPLIDESDKSGYKSVKAEHERLDKEIFPDLPVGLLHGRLKSDEKDKVMQDFLDKKTKILVATSVIEVGVDVPNASVMIIEGAERFGLAQLHQFRGRVGRGPHQSYCLLFPSNEQEMSDKSLRRLEALTKYSDGLSLAKIDLKLRGAGDIYGANQSGWPEIKIATLFDYELIKKAKDEAEKIVKEDPELKDYPLLKEKLGQWENEIHFE; encoded by the coding sequence ATGCTTCAGCTCAATTCCCCTATTTCCGACTTATCACGAGTTGGTAAAACTACGGCTAAATACTTAAAAAAGCTAGGTCTGGCTCAAGCCCAAGACCTGCTTTTTTATGTGCCTTTCCGCTATGACGATCTTAGAGAGACTAAGCTGATCAAAGATTTAAAAGCCGGGGAAACTGTCACAATTATCGGTACCATTGAATTAATTCAAAATAAGCGGAGCGCCAGACAAAGAAAATACCTAACCGAAGCTCTAGTCAGCGATGAGAGCGAAACCATTAAAGTTATCTGGTTTAACCAACCCTTCCTGGCTCGCAATCTTAAGGCAGGCGATCAGGTTTCCTTAGCAGGAAAGGTTAGTGATAATTATGGCCAATTAAGCTTAGTGTCACCGATATACGAAAAAATAAACTCTGCTGACCTGATACATACTAAAGGCCTCATTCCCCGCTACCATCTGAGCGCCGGGCTCAGCCAAAAACAAATAAGATTCCTAATCAAGCAAGCCTTGCCTTTAACTAAGTACATTCCTGACTGGCTACCAGAAAGAGTCAGAAAAAATCTAAAATTATTAACCTTGGGCGAAGCCCTGGCTCAAGCGCATTTTCCCAAAGATCCGACTGCAGCCCAGGCAGCTTCCCAGCGCCTTAATTTCGGTGATTTATTCCTACGCCAGTTGAAAGCTGAATCGACCAAAAACCAGCTTCGGACCAAACAAGCGCCGCTTATCAAATTCCAAGAAACGGCGACTAAAAAATTTGTGGCCAGCCTGCCCTTCAAACTGACCGACGACCAAAGGCGCGCCGCCTGGGAAATCCTCAATGACCTTGAAAAAAGCCAAGCTATGTCGCGTCTGCTGGAAGGCGATGTCGGAAGTGGCAAAACCCTAGTAGCCGCCCTAGCTTTATTCAATACCGCTTTAAATGCCTACCAGGGGGTGCTTATGGCGCCCACAGAAATCCTGGCTAGCCAACATTTCAATTCCCTTAACCGGCTCCTCGGCGGCTTTAACGTGAAAATCGGACTATTAACTAGGGGGCAAAAAAATATCAACTACCAGGCTGACAATATAAACCCATCCCTGAAAGGCCAGGCTAAAACTACTGCTATTACCAAAGAAATCCTAGACAATGCCGATATAATAATCGGCACTCATGCCTTAATCCAAGATCGTTTAGATTTCCGGCAATTAGGCCTGATCGTAGTCGATGAACAGCATCGTTTCGGCGTAGTCCAGCGGCATAAGATAGTTTCTTCCGGCACTAAAAATCTCATTCCTCACTTCTTATCAATGACCGCCACCCCGATTCCCCGCTCTTTAGCTTTAGCGATCTACGGGGATCTGGACCTATCTTTAATCAAGCAAATGCCGGCTGGCAGAAAAACGGTAATTACCAAAATAATTAGCGAAAAAGAAAGGATAAAAAGCTATGAATTTATCAGACGGCAAATCTCTGAAGGCCGGCAGATATTTGTCATCTGTCCTCTGATCGACGAATCCGATAAAAGCGGCTATAAATCAGTCAAAGCTGAACATGAACGCCTGGATAAAGAAATTTTTCCTGACCTCCCTGTCGGCCTGCTGCACGGACGCCTCAAAAGTGATGAGAAAGACAAGGTAATGCAAGACTTCTTGGATAAGAAGACTAAAATACTGGTCGCTACTTCAGTTATCGAAGTGGGTGTCGACGTACCAAATGCCAGTGTCATGATAATCGAAGGAGCGGAGCGCTTCGGTTTAGCCCAGCTCCATCAATTCCGCGGCCGAGTCGGACGCGGGCCGCATCAATCATATTGTCTCCTTTTCCCTAGCAACGAACAAGAAATGAGTGATAAAAGTCTTAGGCGTCTAGAAGCCCTCACCAAATACAGCGATGGCTTGAGCCTCGCTAAGATCGATCTCAAGTTGAGGGGGGCGGGCGATATCTATGGCGCCAACCAAAGCGGCTGGCCGGAAATAAAAATTGCCACCCTATTCGATTATGAGCTGATCAAGAAAGCTAAAGATGAAGCCGAAAAAATAGTTAAAGAAGATCCGGAATTAAAAGATTATCCTCTCCTGAAAGAAAAACTAGGACAATGGGAAAATGAAATCCATTTCGAATAA
- a CDS encoding zonular occludens toxin domain-containing protein → MALDGSKFKLITGLPGSGKSLLMATFVYPYLIAGYQVYSNLWLNWKRFDVLGEWDTDKNNLHYYQEMEDITDVRNCIVICDEIAEPLDPRNWENEGSGVRRFFQQHRHHHIDIYGTTQNITLVAKSARIVIDEWTDAFRILSFIPGIVLLRERAIDRTQMLKEEPEPKDNGFFSWLSEIRLFIKSKLLFKKWDKYKLELEHKFCEKCHERQEFNLDICPKCGRKLVIKQSGIYDSCYDIRLRPKKHYWRPVSICDSCGKEDKGGYKGILSEEEFLKQKELTVRK, encoded by the coding sequence ATGGCGTTAGACGGTTCTAAATTTAAATTGATAACCGGTCTTCCCGGAAGCGGCAAATCGCTGCTTATGGCGACATTCGTCTACCCCTACCTTATCGCCGGCTATCAAGTCTATTCCAACCTATGGCTCAACTGGAAACGCTTTGACGTTTTGGGCGAATGGGACACGGATAAAAACAATCTTCACTATTATCAAGAAATGGAAGACATCACGGACGTGAGAAACTGCATCGTAATTTGCGACGAAATCGCCGAGCCGCTCGATCCGCGCAATTGGGAAAACGAGGGCTCGGGCGTGAGAAGATTTTTTCAGCAACACCGCCACCACCATATCGACATTTACGGCACGACACAAAATATCACGCTTGTCGCCAAAAGCGCGCGAATAGTTATAGACGAATGGACGGACGCTTTTCGCATTTTGAGCTTTATTCCCGGCATCGTTCTTTTGCGCGAACGGGCGATAGACCGGACGCAAATGCTAAAGGAAGAACCGGAGCCGAAAGATAACGGCTTCTTCTCTTGGCTGTCGGAAATAAGACTGTTTATCAAATCAAAACTGCTTTTTAAAAAATGGGACAAATACAAACTGGAATTGGAGCATAAATTCTGCGAGAAGTGCCACGAACGACAAGAATTCAATCTTGATATTTGTCCGAAATGCGGACGAAAACTTGTTATAAAACAGTCCGGCATATACGACAGTTGTTATGACATTCGGCTTCGTCCGAAAAAACATTACTGGCGCCCCGTCAGCATTTGCGATTCTTGCGGCAAAGAAGATAAAGGCGGTTATAAAGGAATTCTTAGCGAGGAAGAATTTTTGAAACAGAAAGAATTGACCGTCAGAAAATAG